A stretch of the Bacteroidales bacterium genome encodes the following:
- a CDS encoding AbrB/MazE/SpoVT family DNA-binding domain-containing protein translates to MDVAVIKIGNSKGIRLSKTILEKYDIKDVLEVILEKDHIVLKPKAKPRKGWDKAFKKMHDNGDDKLIVPDVFHDEDHEEWK, encoded by the coding sequence ATGGACGTCGCTGTCATAAAAATTGGTAATTCGAAAGGGATAAGATTGAGTAAGACAATCCTGGAAAAATATGATATCAAGGATGTTTTAGAAGTTATCCTCGAAAAAGATCATATTGTTCTTAAACCTAAGGCAAAACCAAGGAAAGGATGGGATAAAGCCTTTAAAAAAATGCATGACAATGGCGATGATAAATTAATTGTGCCGGATGTTTTTCATGACGAAGATCACGAAGAATGGAAATAA
- a CDS encoding 3'-5' exonuclease: MKLNLKNPLVFIDLETTGVNISRDRIVEVSILKVYPDGREESKTWRVNPQMPIDPKATAVHGITNEDVKDAPTFKEIAKTLANILEGCDLAGFNLNKFDIPLLVEEFLRADVEFDPRKRRIIDVHVIFQKMEQRTLSAAYRFYCNKELENAHSAEADVRATYEVLMAQLDRYQGAVYQDPYGETSIPVVNDTEQLARFSSHTTNADYAGRIIYDEKGVERFNFGKYKGMSVEEVLEKDPAYYGWMMNGDFPSYTKKILTAIKLRKMKK; the protein is encoded by the coding sequence ATGAAGCTAAATCTTAAAAACCCTCTTGTTTTCATTGACCTTGAAACCACCGGCGTAAACATTTCCCGCGACCGGATAGTGGAAGTATCGATCCTCAAAGTTTATCCCGATGGCAGGGAAGAAAGCAAAACATGGAGGGTGAATCCCCAGATGCCCATTGACCCTAAAGCGACGGCCGTGCACGGTATCACCAACGAAGATGTTAAAGATGCTCCAACGTTCAAAGAAATTGCAAAAACTCTTGCCAATATTCTCGAAGGCTGTGATCTTGCCGGTTTCAATCTGAACAAATTTGATATTCCCCTGCTGGTGGAAGAATTCCTGCGTGCCGATGTGGAATTTGACCCCAGAAAAAGAAGAATCATTGACGTGCATGTTATTTTTCAGAAGATGGAACAACGAACGCTCTCGGCAGCTTACAGGTTTTACTGCAACAAGGAGCTGGAAAACGCCCATTCGGCCGAGGCCGATGTACGGGCTACCTATGAAGTTCTTATGGCCCAGCTCGACCGCTACCAGGGGGCTGTTTATCAGGATCCTTACGGAGAAACAAGCATTCCGGTTGTCAACGATACCGAACAACTCGCCCGTTTTTCTTCCCACACAACCAATGCCGATTACGCAGGACGCATCATTTACGATGAAAAGGGAGTGGAACGATTCAACTTCGGAAAATACAAGGGAATGAGTGTGGAGGAAGTGCTGGAAAAAGATCCTGCTTATTACGGATGGATGATGAACGGAGATTTTCCTTCCTATACAAAGAAAATTCTTACTGCCATCAAACTGAGGAAAATGAAAAAGTAA
- a CDS encoding fumarylacetoacetate hydrolase family protein, translated as MKIICIGRNYAEHAKELNNPVPSEPVFFLKPDTSLLVNNKPFFYPPFSNEIHYETEIVLRICRVGRFIAPRFAHRYYKEIGIGIDFTARDLQQKAKEKGLPWEMAKAFEGSAPVSSFIPLANIPDPKRISFRLEINGKTVQQGNTSDMLFGFDELIAYVSRFFTLKTGDLLFTGTPPGVGPVQKEDRLQAFLEDKLMLNFRII; from the coding sequence ATGAAAATCATCTGTATAGGCCGCAACTATGCGGAACATGCAAAGGAACTGAACAATCCCGTCCCTTCAGAACCTGTGTTTTTTCTCAAACCTGATACTTCACTGCTCGTCAACAACAAGCCTTTTTTCTACCCTCCCTTTTCAAATGAAATCCACTACGAAACAGAAATAGTATTGCGCATTTGCCGCGTCGGCAGGTTTATAGCGCCCCGGTTCGCACATCGATATTATAAGGAAATAGGTATCGGAATTGATTTTACTGCCCGCGATCTCCAGCAGAAAGCCAAAGAAAAAGGCCTTCCGTGGGAAATGGCAAAGGCCTTCGAAGGATCAGCCCCGGTGAGTTCCTTTATTCCTCTTGCCAATATCCCTGATCCAAAAAGAATTTCGTTCCGTCTCGAAATCAATGGAAAAACCGTTCAGCAGGGCAATACCTCTGACATGTTGTTCGGTTTTGATGAACTGATTGCCTACGTATCCAGGTTTTTTACCCTTAAGACCGGCGATCTCCTTTTTACCGGCACCCCTCCCGGAGTCGGTCCTGTTCAGAAAGAAGACCGTCTGCAGGCCTTTCTGGAAGACAAACTGATGCTGAACTTCAGGATCATTTAA
- a CDS encoding RNA methyltransferase — protein sequence MHRTRYLTVVLEDIYQPHNASAVLRTCDCLGVQDVHIIENRNTFSPNPDVALGASKWLTLIHYREKTEDNTRIALHRLKEKGYRLVATSPHRKSHTPEDFDLNRGKAALLFGTELTGLSETALSMADEYLQIPMVGFTESFNISVTVAITLYTLTHRLRASEVPWQLSSGEQLELLLEWTRNSVRNPEAIEKWLHEKKTDAEKSS from the coding sequence ATGCACCGCACCCGCTATCTGACGGTTGTGCTGGAAGATATTTATCAGCCGCACAATGCCAGTGCCGTTCTGCGAACATGTGACTGCCTTGGTGTTCAGGATGTGCATATTATTGAGAACCGGAACACCTTTTCTCCCAATCCTGATGTGGCACTGGGAGCCAGCAAATGGCTGACGCTGATTCATTACCGCGAAAAAACCGAAGACAATACACGGATTGCTCTTCATAGGCTGAAAGAAAAAGGATACAGGCTGGTTGCCACAAGCCCTCACCGCAAAAGCCATACGCCTGAGGATTTTGATCTGAACAGGGGGAAAGCTGCCCTGCTTTTCGGCACTGAATTGACAGGCCTGAGCGAAACCGCTTTGTCAATGGCCGATGAATACTTACAAATTCCCATGGTAGGGTTCACGGAAAGCTTTAATATTTCCGTAACAGTTGCTATCACTCTTTATACCCTGACCCATCGCCTCCGCGCATCCGAAGTACCCTGGCAGTTGTCTTCCGGTGAGCAGTTGGAACTTTTACTGGAATGGACAAGAAACTCCGTAAGAAATCCGGAGGCAATTGAAAAATGGCTTCATGAGAAGAAAACAGATGCTGAAAAATCTTCCTGA
- a CDS encoding aspartate aminotransferase family protein: MESARSIFFRHIAQTSDSPLALEIDHAGGMYLYGTDGKRYMDLISGISVSNLGHSHPAIVRAIQEQAGRHLHLLVYGELIQAPQVDLAGLLAANLPVQLDTIYFVNSGAEAVEGALKLARRYTGRHEVVAMKNAYHGSTHGALSATGNEELKRAYRPLVPGFRHIELNDVQGLQAISSKTAAVIIEPVMGEAGVRPADPEWVKALRQRCNETGSLLIFDEIQTGFGRTGTLFAFEKLRIIPDILLLAKALGGGMPLGAFITSSEIMCVISHSPALGHITTFGGHPVSCAAAYAHLNELLASKIIATVLEKEQLFRILLIHPLIKEVRSAGLLMAVELGSASLVHKVIARALERGLLLDWFLFCDTALRLAPPLIITEEEIENACQIILEVLNEFS, translated from the coding sequence ATGGAATCAGCACGAAGCATATTTTTCCGTCACATTGCGCAGACTTCAGATTCTCCGCTGGCTCTTGAGATTGACCATGCCGGCGGGATGTACCTTTACGGGACGGATGGGAAACGCTATATGGATCTTATCTCCGGTATTTCTGTCAGTAACCTGGGTCATTCGCATCCTGCCATTGTAAGGGCTATACAGGAACAGGCCGGACGTCATCTGCATCTGCTGGTGTATGGTGAGCTGATACAGGCTCCTCAGGTTGATCTGGCAGGCCTGCTTGCCGCGAACCTTCCTGTACAACTGGATACCATCTACTTTGTAAATTCAGGTGCTGAAGCTGTTGAAGGTGCCCTCAAGCTTGCCAGGCGCTATACAGGCCGCCATGAAGTTGTTGCCATGAAAAATGCCTACCACGGCAGTACGCACGGAGCCCTAAGCGCCACCGGCAATGAGGAACTGAAAAGAGCATACCGCCCGCTGGTTCCCGGCTTCAGGCATATTGAACTGAACGATGTACAAGGACTTCAGGCCATTTCTTCAAAAACGGCGGCAGTAATCATTGAGCCGGTTATGGGGGAAGCCGGAGTGCGGCCGGCAGATCCGGAATGGGTAAAAGCATTACGCCAGCGATGCAATGAAACAGGTTCCCTGTTGATTTTTGATGAAATACAGACAGGTTTCGGGCGAACCGGCACTTTGTTTGCCTTTGAGAAACTCCGGATCATTCCCGATATCCTCCTGCTTGCCAAGGCACTCGGAGGAGGAATGCCCCTGGGCGCTTTCATAACTTCATCCGAAATCATGTGTGTTATTTCTCATTCTCCCGCTCTGGGCCACATTACTACCTTCGGAGGACATCCGGTATCCTGTGCAGCAGCTTATGCTCACCTCAATGAACTGCTTGCTTCAAAAATTATAGCCACAGTTTTAGAAAAGGAACAGCTCTTCAGGATACTGCTTATCCACCCCCTGATCAAAGAAGTACGGAGTGCCGGGCTGCTGATGGCTGTTGAACTCGGTTCTGCGTCCCTTGTTCATAAAGTTATTGCCCGCGCGCTTGAGAGAGGACTTCTTCTCGATTGGTTCTTGTTCTGCGATACGGCACTGCGCCTGGCTCCGCCACTGATAATCACCGAAGAAGAAATCGAAAATGCCTGCCAGATTATTCTGGAAGTGCTGAATGAATTTTCCTGA
- the pyk gene encoding pyruvate kinase translates to MEKSFSCTKIVATIGPACSSREVLREMFLEGVDVCRLNFSHGTHEEHRKVIEIIRSLNQELGTHVAILGDLQGPKLRVGEIENNGAMLEEGKELTFITSHEFVGNSERVYMSYKEFPADVKAGDIVLIDDGKIRLKVTDTNGIDSVKAIVLNGGILSSHKGVNLPDTKVSLPSLTEKDKEDAHFALQEGVDWLALSFVRKPADLLDLKELMRQEKKHAWIIAKIEKPEALNEIDEIIDMANGIMVARGDLGVEIPFDRVPLIQKMIVKKCIEKAKPVIIATQMMESMITSFRPTRAEANDVANAVLDGADALMLSGETSVGKYPAGVIRAMQQIISYTEQHAYQYYREHAPYELSRTFLPDSICANACHMAKQTKAEAIVTFTFSGYTPMRIASHRPKASIYTFTRNEALLCRLSLVWGVRAFYYDKSDHTDESIQQSTQFLKENKFLSDDQVIIHVGSIPINARGQTNMIKLSYV, encoded by the coding sequence ATGGAAAAATCATTTTCGTGCACAAAGATTGTAGCAACAATTGGCCCGGCCTGCTCATCACGTGAAGTGCTCAGGGAGATGTTTCTTGAAGGAGTGGATGTGTGCCGGCTGAATTTCTCGCATGGAACACATGAAGAACACAGAAAGGTAATAGAGATCATCCGCAGTCTGAATCAGGAACTGGGCACCCATGTGGCCATTCTGGGCGATTTACAGGGGCCTAAACTGCGCGTGGGAGAGATCGAAAACAACGGTGCCATGCTGGAAGAAGGAAAAGAGCTTACCTTTATAACCAGTCATGAGTTTGTTGGAAACAGCGAACGCGTATATATGAGCTATAAAGAATTCCCTGCGGATGTTAAGGCAGGCGACATTGTGCTCATTGATGACGGGAAAATCCGGCTGAAGGTTACCGACACCAATGGTATTGATTCGGTAAAGGCGATAGTTTTAAACGGAGGTATTCTTTCTTCCCACAAAGGGGTCAATTTGCCCGACACGAAGGTTTCCCTCCCCAGCCTTACAGAAAAAGACAAGGAAGATGCCCACTTTGCTTTACAGGAAGGAGTTGACTGGCTGGCTCTTTCGTTTGTAAGGAAACCTGCCGATCTTCTTGACCTGAAAGAGCTCATGCGGCAGGAAAAGAAACATGCATGGATCATTGCCAAAATTGAAAAGCCGGAAGCACTGAATGAAATTGACGAAATCATTGACATGGCCAATGGGATCATGGTGGCACGGGGTGATCTGGGGGTGGAGATTCCGTTCGACAGAGTGCCACTGATTCAGAAAATGATTGTAAAGAAGTGCATTGAAAAAGCAAAGCCTGTGATCATTGCCACCCAGATGATGGAAAGCATGATCACCAGTTTCCGGCCTACACGGGCCGAAGCCAACGATGTGGCCAATGCTGTACTCGACGGTGCCGACGCTCTTATGCTGAGCGGAGAAACCTCCGTAGGGAAATACCCTGCCGGAGTAATCAGGGCTATGCAGCAGATCATAAGCTATACGGAACAACATGCTTATCAGTACTATCGCGAACATGCCCCGTACGAACTTTCCCGTACCTTTCTGCCCGACTCCATCTGTGCCAACGCCTGCCATATGGCAAAACAAACCAAGGCAGAAGCCATAGTCACCTTTACTTTCAGCGGTTACACACCGATGCGCATTGCCTCCCACCGGCCCAAAGCCTCCATCTATACGTTTACCCGGAACGAAGCCCTTCTCTGCCGTCTTTCCCTGGTCTGGGGTGTGCGCGCCTTTTATTACGACAAATCAGATCATACCGATGAATCCATTCAGCAATCAACCCAGTTTCTGAAAGAGAATAAATTCCTATCCGACGATCAGGTAATTATTCACGTTGGCAGTATTCCAATTAACGCCCGTGGACAAACCAACATGATCAAACTGAGTTATGTCTGA
- the htpG gene encoding molecular chaperone HtpG gives MQKGTIGVSTENIFPIIKKFLYSDHEIFLRELISNAVDATQKLKTLASVGEFKGETGDTTIRVKLDKKKKTLTVSDSGVGMTAEELDRYINQIALSSAEEFLEKYKAQANPIIGHFGLGFYSAFMVSEKVEIITKSYKEDAKAVHWTCDGSPEYTMEETEREGRGTDVILHIDSDSKEFLEEDRIMGILKKYCRFLPVEIAFGKEKEWKDGKEVETDKDRIINNTKPAWTRKPSELKEEDYKEFYRDLYPLAEEPLFWIHLNVDYPFNLTGILYFPKIKSNIDIQKNKIQLYCRQVFVTDSVEGIVPDFLTLLHGVLDSPDIPLNVSRSYLQSDSNVKKISAHITKKVADRLQEIFQNDRATFEKKWDDLKLFIYYGMITEEKFSERAEKFALLKNTDNKYFTLEEYKTLIKDQQTDKYGNLVYLYATNVDEQYSFIDSARSRGYDVLVMDGQLDVHFVNHLEQKLEKSRFVRVDADVIDKLIQKEEAREAKLSKAEQDDLVPVFKSNLPEKDNYLVVFESLSENDQPVLITQNEFMRRMKDMAALGGGMSFYGNMPDSYSLVVNANHPLVLRVAQEKSSRLAEVLSAIDKELKPLEQELENLRKSMAGKKDEEIPVADKDRKEELEKKTEELKNRRNEKLREFGKEYPLVKQLIDLALLANGMLKGEDLSRFIKRSVELIQ, from the coding sequence ATGCAGAAAGGTACTATTGGTGTATCAACCGAGAACATTTTTCCCATTATCAAGAAGTTTCTCTATTCCGATCATGAAATTTTTCTCCGCGAGCTGATTTCCAATGCAGTGGATGCTACCCAGAAGCTGAAAACCCTTGCTTCGGTAGGTGAATTCAAGGGCGAAACAGGAGATACCACCATCCGGGTGAAACTGGATAAAAAGAAGAAGACTCTCACTGTTTCCGATTCCGGCGTTGGTATGACAGCTGAAGAGCTCGACCGGTATATCAATCAGATCGCTTTGTCGAGCGCCGAAGAATTTCTTGAAAAATACAAGGCCCAGGCCAACCCCATCATCGGCCATTTCGGACTGGGTTTCTATTCTGCCTTCATGGTGTCGGAGAAAGTGGAAATCATAACAAAATCTTATAAGGAAGATGCCAAAGCGGTTCACTGGACCTGTGACGGAAGTCCGGAATATACCATGGAGGAAACAGAGCGTGAAGGCAGAGGCACCGATGTGATTCTTCACATTGACTCCGATTCAAAGGAGTTTCTGGAAGAAGACAGGATCATGGGCATACTGAAAAAATATTGTCGTTTTCTGCCGGTTGAAATCGCGTTCGGAAAGGAAAAGGAATGGAAAGACGGGAAGGAAGTTGAAACCGACAAAGACAGGATTATCAACAATACAAAACCTGCCTGGACACGCAAACCTTCTGAACTGAAAGAGGAAGATTATAAGGAATTTTACCGCGATCTCTATCCTCTGGCAGAAGAACCTTTGTTCTGGATTCACCTGAATGTGGATTATCCGTTCAATCTTACCGGCATTCTTTATTTTCCAAAGATCAAGAGCAATATTGACATCCAGAAAAACAAGATCCAGTTATACTGCCGGCAGGTATTTGTAACCGATTCAGTTGAAGGAATTGTGCCTGACTTTTTGACATTGCTTCATGGAGTTCTTGATTCTCCTGATATTCCGCTGAATGTTTCGCGCAGTTATCTGCAGAGCGACAGCAATGTTAAGAAAATCTCCGCCCATATTACAAAAAAGGTAGCCGACCGTTTGCAGGAAATTTTCCAGAACGACAGGGCTACCTTCGAAAAGAAATGGGATGACCTGAAGCTCTTCATTTACTATGGCATGATTACCGAAGAGAAATTCAGTGAACGGGCCGAAAAATTCGCCTTGCTCAAGAATACTGACAACAAATATTTTACCCTCGAGGAATACAAGACCCTGATAAAGGACCAGCAGACCGACAAATACGGCAATCTTGTTTATTTGTATGCCACGAATGTGGATGAGCAGTATAGTTTTATTGATTCGGCCAGGTCAAGAGGGTATGATGTGCTGGTAATGGATGGTCAGCTGGATGTGCACTTCGTAAATCATCTGGAGCAGAAGCTTGAGAAATCGCGTTTTGTGCGTGTGGACGCCGATGTGATTGATAAGCTCATTCAGAAGGAAGAAGCCAGGGAGGCTAAACTGAGCAAGGCAGAACAGGATGATCTGGTTCCTGTTTTCAAAAGCAACCTGCCCGAAAAAGACAATTACCTGGTTGTTTTTGAAAGCCTTTCGGAAAACGATCAGCCGGTTCTTATTACCCAGAATGAGTTTATGCGGCGCATGAAAGATATGGCCGCACTGGGCGGAGGAATGTCGTTCTACGGAAATATGCCCGACAGTTACAGCCTGGTTGTCAATGCCAATCATCCTTTGGTGCTTCGGGTTGCTCAGGAAAAGTCATCCCGGCTGGCTGAAGTTCTTTCAGCAATTGATAAGGAACTGAAACCGCTGGAACAGGAACTGGAAAACCTCCGGAAGTCGATGGCCGGCAAAAAAGATGAGGAGATTCCCGTAGCCGATAAAGACAGAAAGGAAGAACTGGAGAAAAAAACAGAGGAACTAAAGAACCGGCGCAACGAAAAGCTCCGGGAATTCGGCAAAGAATATCCTCTTGTAAAACAGCTTATCGACCTTGCACTTCTGGCCAATGGCATGCTGAAAGGAGAAGATCTCAGCCGGTTTATCAAACGGTCGGTTGAGTTGATTCAGTAA
- a CDS encoding response regulator transcription factor encodes MNCIIVDDDKLSIRVLEEFVRKTSDLHLMGSFTSAIDAINFINTHPEEVNIIFLDIEMPEMSGIDLLEVVSNPPQVIIVSSKEKYALNAFDYDVTDYLLKPVHYSRFFKAIERARKKSAQIAVDQISKDEIFIKKNSSLVRLKYDEILWIEALENYVIFNTFNDRFTIHFTMKAIEQRLPAKKFTRVHRSFIVNTSSINLIEDNAIIIKTQDGPKSIPIGKSYRDKLMNDINLMAK; translated from the coding sequence ATGAATTGTATTATAGTTGATGATGATAAGCTCTCCATCAGGGTTTTGGAAGAATTTGTCCGGAAAACCTCCGATCTTCACCTGATGGGGTCGTTTACCAGCGCAATTGATGCCATTAATTTCATCAACACCCATCCTGAAGAGGTGAACATTATTTTTCTTGATATAGAAATGCCCGAGATGTCAGGAATTGATCTACTTGAGGTGGTGAGCAATCCTCCGCAGGTTATCATTGTCTCTTCCAAAGAAAAATATGCATTGAATGCCTTCGATTATGACGTGACCGACTACCTGCTGAAGCCGGTGCACTACAGCCGTTTTTTCAAAGCCATTGAGCGGGCAAGAAAAAAGTCAGCCCAGATTGCCGTTGATCAGATCAGCAAGGATGAAATTTTCATCAAAAAGAACTCTTCCCTGGTTCGTTTAAAATATGATGAAATACTCTGGATTGAGGCGCTGGAGAACTATGTCATCTTTAATACCTTCAACGACCGGTTTACCATTCATTTCACCATGAAGGCGATTGAACAGAGGCTTCCGGCAAAGAAGTTCACGCGGGTTCATCGTTCTTTCATTGTAAATACCAGCAGCATCAACCTCATTGAAGATAATGCCATTATTATCAAAACCCAGGACGGGCCCAAATCAATTCCTATAGGGAAGTCGTACCGTGACAAACTGATGAACGACATCAACCTGATGGCAAAATAG
- a CDS encoding type II toxin-antitoxin system PemK/MazF family toxin, with protein sequence MEIKQYQIVLVNLDPTIGSEIKKTRPCVVISPDEINNNLNTIVIAPMTTKSKNYPTRIKIKHNKKEGWIAIDQIRTIDKVRVVKSFEKLSGKEIIRIKEIIKETFVD encoded by the coding sequence ATGGAAATAAAGCAATATCAGATAGTATTGGTCAATCTGGATCCAACCATCGGAAGTGAGATTAAGAAAACCCGGCCATGCGTAGTCATTTCACCGGATGAAATCAATAACAACCTGAACACTATTGTAATTGCACCGATGACTACCAAGTCAAAGAATTACCCCACTCGCATCAAGATCAAACACAACAAGAAAGAAGGATGGATAGCAATTGATCAAATCAGGACCATTGACAAGGTTCGTGTCGTAAAATCATTTGAGAAACTTTCAGGTAAAGAGATTATCAGGATAAAAGAGATTATTAAAGAAACATTTGTTGATTAA
- a CDS encoding pyridoxal phosphate-dependent aminotransferase, which produces MELLSERLRRLKPSATVAMNQKTKDLQAQGIDIINLSVGEPDFNTPDHVKEAAKKAIDENYSFYTPVAGYLELRQAIVRKLKRENNLEYKPDEIVVSNGAKHAIANTIMSLVDRGDEVIIPAPYWVSYADLVTLAEGTNVIVKTRLEDNFKMSAEMLENAITPRTKALILCSPSNPTGSVYSYQEMSTLADVLRRHPRVFVIADEIYEHINFVGRHVSMAQFEGLKERVITVNGVSKAYAMTGWRIGYMAAAPWIVKACINLQGQFTTGASSIAQRASIAALDGDPQVVENMRQAFERRKKLIVALANQIPGIRLAVPDGAFYIFPDVSAFYGKQYNGFVIKNSDDMSLFLLDQGHIATVPGSAFGEDTCIRISYATSDEKISEAMRRMKEALALLQ; this is translated from the coding sequence ATGGAACTTCTTTCGGAACGTCTTCGCAGGCTTAAGCCGTCGGCCACCGTGGCCATGAATCAGAAAACAAAGGATCTGCAGGCTCAGGGAATTGATATCATCAATCTGAGTGTGGGGGAACCCGATTTCAATACACCGGATCATGTGAAGGAAGCTGCCAAAAAGGCTATTGATGAAAACTATTCCTTCTATACCCCTGTTGCCGGTTACCTGGAACTGAGGCAGGCCATTGTGCGCAAATTGAAACGCGAGAACAACCTGGAGTACAAGCCTGATGAAATTGTGGTTTCAAACGGGGCCAAGCATGCTATTGCCAATACCATAATGAGCCTTGTCGACAGGGGCGACGAGGTCATCATTCCTGCTCCCTATTGGGTTTCCTATGCCGATCTGGTAACTCTTGCCGAGGGAACCAATGTCATTGTGAAAACGCGTCTGGAAGACAACTTCAAGATGAGTGCTGAAATGCTCGAAAATGCTATCACCCCGCGTACAAAGGCATTGATTCTTTGTTCCCCGTCCAATCCTACGGGTAGTGTTTATAGCTATCAGGAAATGTCAACTCTTGCTGATGTTTTGCGCAGGCATCCCCGGGTGTTTGTTATTGCTGATGAGATCTATGAACACATCAATTTTGTTGGCCGGCATGTCAGCATGGCGCAGTTTGAAGGCCTCAAAGAAAGGGTCATTACGGTCAACGGTGTTTCAAAAGCCTATGCCATGACAGGCTGGCGCATTGGTTACATGGCGGCAGCCCCCTGGATCGTTAAAGCATGCATAAATCTGCAGGGACAATTTACTACCGGCGCCTCATCCATTGCACAGCGTGCTTCCATTGCTGCCCTCGACGGTGATCCGCAGGTGGTGGAAAATATGCGCCAGGCATTTGAAAGGCGAAAGAAGCTGATTGTTGCACTGGCAAACCAAATTCCGGGCATCCGGCTTGCTGTCCCGGATGGTGCGTTTTATATTTTCCCTGATGTAAGTGCCTTCTACGGAAAACAATACAACGGATTTGTAATTAAAAATTCAGACGATATGTCTCTTTTTCTCCTTGATCAGGGACATATTGCCACGGTGCCTGGGAGTGCATTCGGAGAAGATACCTGCATACGGATTTCCTACGCAACATCCGATGAGAAGATTTCGGAGGCAATGCGCCGGATGAAGGAAGCTCTTGCCCTGCTGCAGTGA
- a CDS encoding M48 family metalloprotease, with product MKTSVGRMVRKALVMPFALVLLFSCSKDDKSINLFTVDQDIELGQQMKQEIASKPDEYPLLDRTQYSAAYQHIERIRDNILASGKLKYKDRFAWEVYIIKNDSVLNAFACPGGYMYFYTGIIKFLDNEAQLAGVMAHEMAHADRRHSTDQLTKVYGIQILLGILLGNNPTQLEQLVAGLASGLSTLAFSRQHEYEADEYAVKYLYATDYHAPALGDFFIKMGNAPRPPAFLSTHPDPGNRVDAINKVWQSLGGKSGELFQSRYQDFKNTLP from the coding sequence ATGAAAACCTCTGTTGGCAGAATGGTAAGGAAGGCTCTGGTGATGCCTTTTGCTCTGGTTTTACTGTTTTCCTGTTCAAAGGATGATAAAAGCATCAATCTGTTTACTGTTGATCAGGATATTGAACTGGGACAGCAGATGAAACAGGAAATTGCCTCGAAGCCTGATGAATATCCCTTGCTCGACAGGACACAGTATTCTGCGGCCTATCAGCATATTGAGCGTATTCGGGACAACATTCTTGCTTCAGGAAAGCTGAAATACAAAGACCGGTTTGCCTGGGAAGTGTACATTATTAAAAACGATTCGGTGCTGAATGCTTTTGCCTGTCCGGGCGGGTATATGTATTTTTATACAGGGATCATTAAATTTCTTGACAACGAAGCCCAGTTAGCCGGTGTAATGGCGCATGAGATGGCACATGCCGACCGGCGGCATTCCACCGATCAGCTGACCAAGGTGTATGGTATTCAGATTCTGCTGGGTATTCTTCTGGGCAACAACCCAACCCAGCTGGAACAACTGGTAGCAGGTCTGGCCAGTGGTTTGTCTACTCTTGCCTTCAGCCGGCAGCATGAATACGAGGCGGATGAATATGCAGTAAAGTATTTATACGCTACCGATTATCATGCACCGGCCCTTGGGGATTTCTTCATAAAAATGGGTAATGCCCCTCGTCCGCCGGCATTTTTGAGTACCCATCCTGATCCGGGCAACAGGGTGGACGCTATTAATAAAGTGTGGCAAAGCCTGGGAGGCAAAAGCGGAGAATTATTCCAGTCGCGCTATCAGGATTTCAAAAATACTCTGCCCTAA